Sequence from the Amblyraja radiata isolate CabotCenter1 chromosome 24, sAmbRad1.1.pri, whole genome shotgun sequence genome:
GGATGGCAATGTGGTGGGCAGGACTGAGAGCGGGGTTGAATCCAACTTGCCGGAGATGAGTAGACCACAGAAGGACAAGGAGAACCTCATCCTGGAGAAAGGAGTTCCGTCCTCCTCCAAGATCTCCAGCCGTAACGATTACATCCGCTCAGGTCTCTATtcttccttcaccttgaactccttGCAAGCCAACCCGAACATCTTCAAGTCCATCAAGGTGGAGAACCCTGCggagaagatgctggaggagAAGAAGCAGCCCCTGGGTCAGGAGCCCGTGACGGTCATTAAGTTTGTCACCAACCCGCCAAAAAGGTTGTCTCCGCCGCCCGGGGTGGAGGCATCGGTGATCCCCGCCCTCACCGTGGCCCCGCCCACGCCAGAGGCGGCTGAAGAGAGACCGTCCGTGGCGGCCGTGGTGAcctccttcaccaccaccccgccCGTCTCCTCCGTCACGCCATCGGCGCCACTCCCCCTGAGCCCCGGCTCCCCGCTCTTGGCCTCCTCCTTCGACGCTCCCTCCCAGTTGCCCGTCGAGGCGGAGCTGGCCGCGGAGCCACCGGACGACCCGGCCCCGGGGCCCGTGACCTCGTCGGACGGCGAGGACCTGTCGCTGGACGGCGCGGAGGCCAGGCACCAGAAGGGCCGGTCGAAGAAGCCCAGGGAGCTGGAACTCACGCCCACACTGGTCATCACCAGCAGTGACCCCAGCCCCCTCGCCTTACCTAGCCCCCCCTTGCCAGCCTCATCGCTCACGCCAGCCTACCTAACTCAGGTCAGCAAACCTGCCCGACCATTCTCACAGCAGAGTTTTACATGCATCGGTTCTGATGATAGTCTCATCAAGGACATAAGGGGATGGGAGTAGTGGCCGGGTACAACAGTCCCTCGaacgc
This genomic interval carries:
- the elk4 gene encoding ETS domain-containing protein Elk-4 produces the protein MDNTITLWQFLLQLLLEPKNNHLIRWTSNDGEFKLLKAEDVAKLWGFRKNKPNMNYDKLSRALRYYYDKNIIKKVNGQKFVYKFVCYPEILKMDGNVVGRTESGVESNLPEMSRPQKDKENLILEKGVPSSSKISSRNDYIRSGLYSSFTLNSLQANPNIFKSIKVENPAEKMLEEKKQPLGQEPVTVIKFVTNPPKRLSPPPGVEASVIPALTVAPPTPEAAEERPSVAAVVTSFTTTPPVSSVTPSAPLPLSPGSPLLASSFDAPSQLPVEAELAAEPPDDPAPGPVTSSDGEDLSLDGAEARHQKGRSKKPRELELTPTLVITSSDPSPLALPSPPLPASSLTPAYLTQTPFLLTPSPLLSSIHFWSTLSPVAALSPARMTGASTLFQFPNIGNSHMQIPFSSVDGSSTPTSLSPDLQKA